A region of Vibrio chagasii DNA encodes the following proteins:
- a CDS encoding EAL domain-containing protein, with protein sequence MCWSVLASAQTKDVLVIHSYHQGFFWTDDFHKGLSEELDRDGLSYRVVYLDSKRSQNPEYLERVYQLYHTKLMHEEFAAVVVSDNNALNLMKRLASDLNGTPVIFGGINNFSPKMIEGLNATGITEDIDLVGNIELIKRLQATVKKVYMVTDHSVTGEAIRAQIDLFIEKNPNFADLIEHYVPDSYQELTTFSQRADLGKSLLFWAYYRDAKGDVSSDEDWRQLNIKTQMPLYMVHDLGLGFGAIGGVIQSGETQGRNTGRVLLQVLANPNDPLPPVVAGAPEIKLDYQQISRWDLGAENEAAVTFLNKPKPFLMRYRDEIRTIGLMFLGMSCVIATLVYYLNRLKKSERASRQSQRLLESIFDQSLQFMGIIDKGGVLLSSNSKLHELLYNQGYKLGTPLQEHQHWEDSASEVLKEYFVERDDHPSLRFEAEVWCRDRGAMVLDISLKPMPGSEEGDIQFLFEARDVTSRKLAENKLFQREANLKLYYDKQPVMMITLDGNNRIQQVNQFAEELLGYPLDELLGHRPREFYVDENAMIPRHILLQPQHKIRGVWRRDIEYRHADGSTIWIRENIRPLVESDQLLIVGEDITETHELSEKLEYQARYDLLTDTFNRNHFEQELQKALKEVESHMRTHAMLFLDLDQLKVLNDTAGHEAGDAAILFSAQLLEEVLPYNAVLARMGGDEFAVLIKDCTERDAVNVCRSIISMMGDNPFLWDDIRLNLTCSIGIRLIDHTAATPQMVHAQADAACHAAKEEGRNRYHLYHQDDEDLRRRHLEMECVNLVHEALANDRLELFAQRILGLDEDSDKMHFEILVRIKNVDGEYISPGIFMPASERYNIAHLIDRQVIGQTLSWLEQRPHLIDDLGMCSINLSGHSMGNREFVEFLIESLSNSSIPCHKICLEITETAAMSNMKQAIKFFTRIKDLGCMIALDDFGSGLSSFGYLKKLPVDIVKIDGLFVRDIDVNEMDHVMVRSINDLAKQMGKHTVAEFVENTQIIDKLIELGVNYAQGYIIGRPKPLAELIDELQQERALENAN encoded by the coding sequence ATGTGTTGGAGCGTATTGGCTTCGGCGCAGACAAAAGATGTATTGGTGATCCACTCCTACCATCAAGGTTTTTTCTGGACGGATGATTTCCATAAAGGATTGTCCGAAGAACTCGATCGCGACGGGTTGTCTTACCGCGTCGTTTACCTCGACAGCAAACGCTCTCAAAACCCTGAATACCTCGAGCGTGTTTACCAGCTTTATCACACCAAATTGATGCACGAAGAGTTTGCGGCGGTTGTGGTGAGTGATAACAACGCTCTTAATCTGATGAAGCGTTTAGCGTCAGATCTCAATGGAACCCCGGTCATCTTTGGTGGCATCAATAACTTTTCTCCTAAAATGATCGAAGGTTTGAACGCCACGGGCATCACTGAAGACATCGATCTGGTTGGTAACATCGAACTTATTAAGCGTCTTCAAGCGACCGTGAAAAAGGTTTATATGGTGACCGATCACTCGGTGACTGGTGAGGCTATTCGCGCGCAAATCGATCTTTTCATTGAAAAAAATCCTAACTTTGCAGACTTAATTGAACACTATGTTCCAGACTCATACCAAGAACTGACGACTTTTTCTCAGCGAGCAGACCTAGGGAAAAGTTTGCTGTTTTGGGCGTATTACCGAGATGCGAAAGGTGATGTGAGTAGTGATGAAGACTGGCGTCAGCTGAACATAAAAACGCAAATGCCACTCTATATGGTGCACGACTTAGGCCTAGGTTTTGGGGCCATTGGCGGTGTGATTCAAAGCGGTGAAACTCAAGGGCGTAACACTGGTCGCGTTTTGTTGCAGGTGTTGGCGAACCCCAATGATCCGTTGCCTCCTGTGGTCGCAGGTGCTCCGGAGATTAAACTCGACTATCAACAAATATCGCGTTGGGATTTAGGCGCAGAGAACGAAGCTGCAGTAACGTTTCTTAACAAGCCAAAGCCTTTCCTGATGCGCTATCGCGATGAAATTCGCACCATTGGTTTAATGTTCCTTGGTATGTCATGCGTGATCGCCACCTTGGTGTATTACCTCAATCGTCTCAAGAAGAGCGAACGAGCAAGCCGCCAAAGCCAGCGACTGTTGGAGTCGATATTCGACCAGAGTCTTCAGTTTATGGGCATTATCGACAAAGGTGGTGTATTGCTGTCGAGTAACAGCAAGCTGCATGAGCTGCTCTACAATCAAGGTTATAAGTTAGGAACACCTTTGCAAGAGCATCAGCACTGGGAAGATTCTGCCAGTGAGGTGTTGAAAGAGTATTTTGTTGAGCGAGATGATCACCCATCTTTACGCTTTGAAGCTGAGGTTTGGTGTCGAGATCGCGGTGCCATGGTATTGGATATCTCACTGAAGCCGATGCCGGGCAGCGAAGAAGGCGATATTCAGTTCTTGTTTGAGGCTCGTGATGTCACTTCACGCAAGCTGGCTGAGAATAAGCTGTTCCAACGTGAAGCGAACCTAAAACTCTATTACGACAAGCAACCAGTGATGATGATTACCTTGGACGGTAATAACCGCATCCAACAAGTGAACCAGTTTGCCGAAGAGCTGCTTGGCTACCCACTGGATGAACTTTTAGGTCACCGTCCTAGAGAGTTCTATGTCGATGAAAACGCGATGATTCCACGTCATATCTTGTTGCAGCCACAGCACAAGATTCGTGGTGTATGGCGTCGTGATATTGAATATCGTCATGCTGATGGTAGCACGATCTGGATTCGAGAAAATATTCGTCCGCTGGTGGAGTCTGATCAGTTGTTGATTGTCGGTGAGGACATCACCGAGACACATGAGCTTTCTGAAAAGTTGGAGTATCAGGCGCGCTATGATTTGCTGACTGATACCTTTAACCGCAACCACTTTGAGCAAGAGCTACAGAAGGCACTCAAAGAGGTTGAGAGCCACATGCGCACTCACGCAATGCTGTTCTTAGACCTAGACCAACTGAAAGTACTGAACGATACCGCGGGGCATGAAGCGGGCGATGCTGCGATCTTGTTTAGCGCGCAGTTATTGGAAGAGGTACTGCCATACAATGCGGTATTGGCGCGTATGGGTGGGGACGAGTTTGCGGTACTCATCAAAGACTGTACTGAGCGAGACGCGGTGAATGTGTGTCGCAGTATTATCTCGATGATGGGCGACAATCCATTCTTGTGGGATGACATCCGACTTAACTTAACCTGCTCTATCGGCATTCGATTGATCGACCATACTGCCGCAACGCCACAAATGGTACACGCTCAGGCAGATGCGGCGTGTCATGCGGCTAAAGAGGAAGGGCGTAACCGCTATCACCTTTACCATCAAGATGATGAAGATTTACGTCGACGTCACCTAGAGATGGAGTGCGTTAACCTAGTGCATGAAGCTCTAGCCAATGATCGCCTGGAGTTGTTTGCACAGCGTATTCTTGGCTTAGATGAAGACAGTGACAAGATGCACTTCGAGATCTTGGTGCGGATTAAGAATGTGGATGGGGAATACATCTCTCCGGGTATCTTCATGCCTGCTTCCGAGCGCTACAACATCGCGCATTTAATTGACCGCCAAGTGATCGGTCAGACATTGAGTTGGTTAGAGCAACGCCCACACCTGATTGATGATTTAGGGATGTGTTCTATCAACCTTTCTGGCCACTCGATGGGCAATCGAGAGTTTGTTGAGTTCTTGATTGAAAGCTTGAGCAACTCGTCGATTCCGTGTCATAAGATCTGCTTAGAGATCACCGAAACAGCGGCGATGAGTAACATGAAACAGGCGATCAAGTTCTTCACTCGAATCAAAGACCTTGGCTGCATGATTGCGCTCGATGACTTCGGGTCTGGGTTATCGTCGTTTGGTTACTTGAAGAAGCTGCCAGTCGACATCGTTAAGATCGATGGCCTGTTCGTGCGCGATATTGATGTCAATGAGATGGACCATGTGATGGTTCGCTCTATCAATGATCTAGCCAAGCAGATGGGTAAGCACACCGTGGCCGAGTTCGTTGAAAACACCCAGATCATCGACAAGCTGATTGAACTCGGCGTGAACTATGCACAGGGCTACATCATTGGTCGACCTAAGCCGCTTGCTGAGCTGATTGATGAACTTCAGCAAGAACGAGCGTTAGAAAACGCAAACTAA
- the asnC gene encoding transcriptional regulator AsnC, whose translation MSTTTARLDDLDRAILKTLMEDARTPYAEMAKQFDVSPATIHVRIEKMRSADIIERTEVVVNTKKLGYDVCCFIGINLNAAKDYHSAIAKLNALDEVVEAYYTTGAYNIFVKLMCKSIEELQFVLIDKLQAIDEVQSTETLISLQNPINRNVNP comes from the coding sequence ATGTCCACAACTACCGCTCGTCTCGATGACCTAGACCGTGCCATTCTGAAAACCTTAATGGAAGATGCTCGTACGCCTTACGCCGAGATGGCCAAGCAGTTTGACGTAAGCCCCGCGACTATTCACGTCCGCATCGAGAAAATGAGATCGGCCGACATTATTGAGCGCACCGAGGTGGTGGTAAACACGAAAAAGCTAGGTTACGACGTATGTTGCTTTATCGGCATCAACCTTAATGCAGCCAAAGATTACCACTCGGCAATCGCTAAGCTGAATGCCCTAGATGAGGTGGTTGAAGCCTACTACACCACTGGTGCGTACAATATTTTCGTTAAGTTGATGTGTAAGTCGATTGAAGAGCTGCAGTTCGTCCTGATCGATAAGTTGCAGGCAATTGATGAGGTGCAGTCGACCGAGACGCTAATCTCACTGCAAAACCCAATCAATCGTAATGTGAACCCATAG
- the prlC gene encoding oligopeptidase A — protein sequence MSNPLLTFTDLPPFSQIKPEHVKPAVEQVIEACRNKIEQVLEGNTSPSWDNLVAPIEEVDDRLGRVWSPVSHMNSVVNSDELREAYESCLPLLSEYGTWVGQHKGLFEAYKAIKASEAFSGLNRAQQKTITDALRDFELSGIGLPADEQHRYGEISKRQSELGSQFSNNVLDATMGWSKQVTDVAELAGMPESALAAAKAAAEAKEQEGYLLTLDIPSYLPVMTYCDNQELRKELYEAYVTRASDRGPNAGKWDNTEIITEQLKLRHEIARMLGFGTYSEKSLATKMAETPDQVLGFLNDLAVKAKPQGEREVEELRQFAEKEFGVSELELWDIPYYSEKQKQHLFQISDEELRPYFPESKAVSGLFEVLNRVFGMTVKEREGVDTWHESVRFFDIFDANDTLRGSFYLDLYAREHKRGGAWMDDCRGRRITAAGELQTPVAYLTCNFNKPVGDKPALFTHDEVVTLFHEFGHGIHHMLTQVEAGAVAGINGVPWDAVELPSQFLENWCWEEEALAFISGHFETGEALPKEMLEKMLAAKNFQSAMFILRQLEFGLFDFTLHTTYDPEVGARVLETLADVKSKVAVLPSLDWNRFSHSFSHIFAGGYSAGYYSYLWAEVLSADAFSAFEEEGIFNTETGNRFLNNILEMGGSEEPMELFKRFRGREPQIDAMLRHAGISA from the coding sequence ATGTCTAATCCGCTATTAACCTTCACGGACTTACCTCCGTTTTCACAAATCAAACCTGAGCACGTTAAGCCAGCGGTTGAGCAAGTGATCGAAGCGTGTCGCAACAAGATAGAACAAGTACTTGAAGGTAATACTTCACCAAGCTGGGACAACCTAGTTGCTCCAATTGAAGAAGTGGATGATCGTTTAGGCCGTGTTTGGTCACCAGTAAGCCACATGAACTCGGTTGTGAACAGCGACGAGCTGCGTGAAGCGTATGAAAGCTGTTTACCTCTGCTGTCTGAGTACGGCACCTGGGTTGGTCAACACAAAGGTCTGTTTGAAGCGTACAAAGCGATCAAGGCGAGCGAAGCATTCTCTGGATTAAATCGAGCTCAACAAAAAACCATTACCGATGCACTGCGTGATTTCGAATTATCAGGCATTGGTTTACCCGCTGACGAGCAGCACCGCTATGGCGAGATCAGCAAGCGTCAGTCTGAGCTGGGTTCTCAATTCTCAAACAATGTACTTGATGCAACTATGGGTTGGAGCAAGCAGGTGACTGATGTTGCTGAATTGGCAGGCATGCCTGAATCAGCACTGGCTGCGGCAAAAGCGGCGGCAGAGGCTAAAGAGCAAGAAGGTTACCTACTGACTTTAGATATCCCATCGTACCTACCAGTAATGACTTACTGTGATAACCAAGAGCTACGTAAAGAGCTGTACGAAGCTTACGTTACTCGCGCTTCAGACCGTGGTCCAAACGCAGGCAAGTGGGACAACACAGAGATCATCACCGAGCAGCTTAAATTGCGTCATGAGATCGCGCGAATGCTTGGCTTTGGCACTTACAGTGAGAAGTCGCTGGCAACTAAAATGGCAGAGACGCCAGATCAGGTTCTGGGCTTCTTAAATGATTTAGCGGTGAAAGCGAAACCTCAAGGTGAGCGTGAAGTGGAAGAACTGCGCCAGTTCGCTGAAAAAGAGTTTGGTGTGTCTGAGCTAGAACTTTGGGATATCCCTTACTACAGCGAAAAACAGAAACAGCACCTTTTCCAAATTTCAGATGAAGAGCTGCGCCCTTACTTCCCTGAATCGAAAGCGGTATCGGGCCTGTTTGAAGTACTGAATCGTGTATTTGGTATGACAGTGAAAGAGCGTGAAGGCGTCGACACATGGCATGAGTCGGTACGCTTCTTTGATATCTTTGATGCTAATGACACATTGCGAGGTAGCTTCTACCTAGATTTGTACGCTCGTGAACACAAGCGTGGCGGAGCATGGATGGACGACTGCCGTGGTCGTCGTATTACCGCTGCTGGAGAACTACAAACGCCAGTTGCTTACCTAACGTGTAACTTCAATAAACCGGTTGGCGACAAGCCAGCATTGTTTACCCACGATGAAGTTGTGACTCTGTTCCATGAGTTTGGCCATGGTATCCACCATATGCTGACTCAAGTAGAAGCAGGCGCGGTTGCAGGTATCAATGGTGTGCCTTGGGATGCGGTTGAGTTGCCAAGTCAGTTCCTAGAAAACTGGTGTTGGGAAGAAGAGGCATTGGCGTTCATTTCTGGTCACTTCGAAACCGGCGAAGCTTTACCAAAAGAGATGCTAGAGAAAATGCTAGCGGCGAAGAATTTCCAATCAGCGATGTTCATTTTACGCCAGTTAGAATTCGGTCTGTTCGACTTTACGCTACATACCACTTACGACCCAGAAGTGGGTGCGCGCGTACTTGAAACACTGGCTGACGTGAAGTCTAAAGTGGCGGTACTACCAAGTCTTGATTGGAACCGTTTCTCACACAGCTTTAGCCACATCTTCGCTGGTGGTTACAGCGCGGGTTACTACAGCTACCTATGGGCTGAAGTGCTATCGGCAGATGCGTTCTCAGCATTTGAAGAAGAGGGTATCTTCAACACTGAAACGGGTAACCGCTTCCTGAATAACATCCTAGAAATGGGTGGCAGTGAAGAGCCTATGGAGTTGTTCAAACGATTCCGTGGCCGCGAACCACAAATCGATGCGATGCTGCGCCACGCTGGTATCAGCGCGTAA
- a CDS encoding 23S rRNA (adenine(2030)-N(6))-methyltransferase RlmJ, protein MLSYRHSFHAGNHADVVKHIVQSLILNSLKQKDKPFVYHDTHSGVGRYDLTHEWSEKTGEYKQGIARVWEQQNLPEDIQSYLESISTLNNGDKLRYYPGSPRVARAHLRDQDRMVLTELHPADHPLLEQEFHRDRQVSIYKEDGFKRLKASLPPKERRGLVLIDPPYELAKEYRDVVTAIAQSHKRWATGIYAIWYPVVNRCDIEDMIEGLESLGINKILQIELGVSPDTNERGMTASGMIVINPPWKLESQMNEILPFLKEAIAPATGHYKVEWIVPE, encoded by the coding sequence TTGTTAAGTTATCGCCACAGCTTCCACGCAGGCAACCATGCCGACGTAGTAAAGCATATCGTACAGAGCCTTATTCTTAATTCTTTGAAACAGAAGGATAAGCCTTTTGTTTACCATGACACTCACTCTGGTGTAGGTCGTTACGACTTAACGCATGAATGGTCTGAAAAAACCGGTGAATACAAACAAGGTATCGCTCGCGTCTGGGAACAGCAAAATCTTCCTGAAGACATTCAAAGCTACCTTGAGTCTATCTCAACACTAAACAACGGCGACAAGCTGCGCTACTACCCAGGCTCACCACGTGTTGCACGTGCTCACCTACGTGACCAGGACCGTATGGTACTGACCGAGCTTCACCCAGCTGATCACCCGCTGCTTGAGCAAGAGTTCCACCGCGATCGTCAGGTATCGATCTACAAAGAAGATGGCTTTAAGCGTCTAAAAGCAAGCCTGCCGCCAAAAGAGCGCCGCGGCTTAGTACTGATCGACCCACCGTACGAGCTTGCAAAAGAGTACCGTGATGTAGTGACCGCCATTGCTCAAAGCCATAAGCGCTGGGCAACGGGTATCTACGCAATTTGGTACCCAGTAGTGAACCGTTGCGACATCGAAGACATGATCGAAGGCTTAGAAAGCTTGGGCATCAACAAGATTCTACAGATCGAGCTTGGCGTATCACCAGACACCAACGAGCGTGGCATGACAGCATCAGGCATGATTGTTATCAACCCACCTTGGAAGCTAGAAAGCCAAATGAACGAGATTCTTCCATTCTTGAAGGAAGCTATTGCACCAGCAACCGGTCACTACAAAGTAGAGTGGATCGTACCTGAGTAA
- the gorA gene encoding glutathione-disulfide reductase produces the protein MATHFDYICIGGGSGGIASANRAAMHGAKVALIEAQDLGGTCVNVGCVPKKVMWHGAQVAEAINLYSEDYGFDVEVKNFNWSKLIENRQAYIGRIHQSYDRVLGNNKVNVIKGFAKFVDEKTVEVNGEHYTADHILIAVGGRPTIPNIPGAEYGIDSNGFFELMEQPKRVAVIGAGYIAVEIAGVLSALGTETHLFCRKESPLRSFDPMIVETLVEVMEAEGPTLHTHSVPKEVVKEADGTLTLHLENGNTQNVDHLIWAIGRHPATDAINLASTGVETNDRGYIKVDEFQATNVPGIYCVGDIMEGGIELTPVAVKAGRQLSERLFNGQTNAKMDYNLVPTVVFSHPPIGTIGLTTQEAEEKYGKDNIKVYTSGFTAMYTAVTKHRQPCKMKLVCAGEEETVVGLHGIGFTVDEMIQGFGVAMKMGATKADFDSVVAIHPTGSEEFVTMRG, from the coding sequence ATGGCGACTCATTTTGATTACATCTGTATCGGTGGCGGCAGCGGCGGCATCGCATCAGCAAACCGCGCGGCAATGCACGGTGCAAAAGTTGCACTTATCGAAGCTCAAGACCTTGGTGGTACTTGTGTAAACGTTGGTTGTGTTCCTAAAAAGGTAATGTGGCACGGCGCTCAAGTCGCTGAAGCGATCAACCTATACTCTGAAGACTACGGCTTTGATGTTGAAGTGAAGAATTTCAACTGGAGCAAACTGATTGAGAACCGCCAAGCGTACATTGGTCGTATCCACCAATCTTACGATCGCGTTCTCGGTAACAACAAAGTAAACGTAATCAAAGGTTTTGCTAAATTCGTTGACGAAAAGACGGTTGAAGTAAACGGTGAACACTACACAGCTGATCACATCCTGATCGCTGTAGGTGGTCGTCCAACGATTCCAAACATCCCAGGTGCAGAATACGGCATCGACTCAAATGGCTTCTTCGAGCTAATGGAGCAACCAAAACGCGTTGCGGTTATCGGTGCAGGCTATATCGCGGTTGAGATCGCAGGCGTACTAAGCGCACTTGGTACAGAAACACATCTGTTCTGCCGTAAAGAGTCTCCGCTACGTAGCTTCGACCCAATGATCGTTGAGACATTGGTTGAGGTAATGGAAGCAGAAGGTCCAACACTTCACACGCACTCTGTGCCTAAAGAAGTAGTGAAAGAAGCGGATGGCACACTGACGCTACACCTAGAGAATGGCAACACTCAAAACGTTGACCACCTAATCTGGGCTATCGGCCGTCACCCAGCAACTGACGCGATCAACCTAGCATCAACGGGCGTTGAGACAAATGACCGTGGCTACATCAAGGTAGACGAGTTCCAAGCGACTAACGTTCCTGGCATCTACTGTGTTGGTGACATCATGGAAGGCGGCATCGAGCTAACTCCTGTAGCGGTTAAAGCAGGTCGTCAACTTTCTGAGCGTCTATTCAACGGTCAAACTAACGCGAAAATGGACTACAACCTAGTCCCTACTGTTGTATTCAGCCACCCACCTATCGGCACAATCGGTCTAACGACTCAGGAAGCTGAAGAGAAGTACGGCAAAGACAACATCAAGGTTTACACATCTGGCTTCACTGCGATGTACACAGCAGTAACCAAACACCGTCAACCTTGTAAGATGAAACTAGTGTGTGCTGGCGAAGAAGAAACAGTTGTTGGTCTTCACGGCATCGGCTTCACGGTTGATGAGATGATTCAAGGCTTCGGCGTTGCAATGAAGATGGGCGCAACCAAAGCAGACTTCGACTCTGTTGTGGCAATTCACCCAACGGGCAGCGAAGAATTCGTTACCATGAGGGGTTAG
- a CDS encoding site-specific integrase, translated as MTYLVHSSDVFKETELQKLDNGTFHCLPSNDNIGSLPTLFSQDGVFNHEANSYLFYLKAVKKAEDLSPCAQALRAYYQFLEDKELRWDGFPPVKRLKPTYLYRSHLLKQIKQGELAYSTASVRMNQIVNYYKWLMHDGYLRVKSEKEAPFKMEFVSVQNRGMLAHVSPTFIVETSDLRIKVPRDADSRNIRPLSPLSRDALGILTQYLPQTSEELRLQALLATDTGMRVEEVATLTLDALDTATPLAESQHRFEILLCPRSTGVQTKFLKTRTVEISSDLLQSLNEYRVSERRLKRVTRLNEKIEQLQSDAVSFTQKTIEILERCDRHEPLFVSQQGNPATGKSIEARWIEFRAEIKRAEPSFAHRFHDLRATYGTYRLNDMLAANLPVTECMELLMSWMGHKDESTTWKYLRYLKRKEAFKVKFGILDSIMHEALGDDDE; from the coding sequence ATGACTTACCTTGTACACTCCAGCGATGTTTTCAAAGAAACTGAGCTACAAAAACTGGACAATGGTACATTCCATTGCCTCCCTTCCAATGACAATATCGGTTCGCTGCCAACCCTCTTTTCGCAAGATGGTGTATTCAATCACGAAGCCAATAGCTACCTGTTTTATCTCAAGGCTGTAAAGAAAGCAGAAGATTTATCTCCTTGCGCACAGGCTCTACGTGCCTATTACCAATTTCTTGAGGACAAGGAACTTCGCTGGGATGGATTCCCACCAGTAAAGAGGCTCAAACCGACTTACCTATACCGCTCTCACCTGCTCAAGCAAATAAAGCAAGGCGAGCTTGCATACAGCACTGCCAGTGTTCGTATGAACCAAATCGTCAATTATTATAAGTGGCTAATGCATGATGGTTACTTACGCGTAAAGAGTGAGAAGGAAGCTCCATTCAAAATGGAGTTCGTCTCTGTTCAGAATCGTGGGATGCTTGCCCACGTCTCTCCAACTTTCATTGTTGAGACCAGTGATTTACGCATAAAAGTACCGAGGGATGCAGATAGTAGAAACATCAGGCCACTATCCCCCTTAAGCCGTGATGCTCTTGGTATTTTAACGCAGTACCTTCCACAAACGTCTGAAGAGTTGCGCTTACAAGCCTTGCTAGCGACTGATACAGGCATGCGGGTTGAAGAAGTAGCAACCCTAACACTAGATGCGTTAGATACTGCAACTCCACTTGCTGAGAGTCAACATCGCTTTGAAATTCTGTTATGCCCCCGCTCTACAGGCGTACAAACCAAGTTCCTAAAAACTCGGACTGTCGAGATTTCATCGGACTTGCTCCAATCATTGAATGAGTATCGAGTTTCAGAACGCCGCCTTAAGCGTGTTACTAGGCTTAACGAGAAAATCGAACAATTACAAAGCGATGCTGTCAGCTTTACCCAAAAGACCATTGAAATACTAGAGCGTTGTGATCGTCACGAACCACTTTTTGTTAGCCAACAAGGTAATCCTGCTACGGGTAAATCCATTGAAGCTCGATGGATTGAGTTCAGGGCAGAAATAAAACGGGCAGAGCCATCATTTGCCCATCGCTTCCATGATTTACGTGCCACTTATGGCACTTATCGACTCAATGATATGTTAGCGGCGAATTTGCCCGTAACTGAGTGTATGGAGCTGCTAATGAGCTGGATGGGACATAAAGACGAAAGTACCACTTGGAAATACTTGCGTTACTTAAAACGCAAAGAAGCCTTCAAGGTGAAATTTGGCATCCTTGATAGCATCATGCACGAAGCGCTAGGAGATGACGATGAGTAA